One Bythopirellula goksoeyrii genomic window, GGACTGCGAACGCTGTCGACCTCGTCTTAGGTTCAAACTCACAGCTCCGAACCATTGCGGAAGTCATGCCTGTGACGACTCGCAGCAGTCGTTTGTGCATGACTTTATGGCTGCGTGGGATAAAGTGATGTGCCTTGATCGACTCGACCTACGATGGACCTGGGAGTAAAATGAGATGTTCGGACTATTCGCTAACAAGAAAAAAGAATCTCGAAAAGAAATATGCCCAGCTTCTTGAGGAGTCGCATCGTCTCAGTCACACTAATCGTAAGGCAAGCGATCTTAAAAGGGCTGAGGCGGAAGAGGTTTTGACGCAAATCAAGGCGATTGAGAAGGAATCTGCCGAGCCGTAGGCCCCGACCTGCAGCAGTTTTCCAACCGTGCCGATTTCGATGTCGAATAGATCAATAACGACCATCGGAGACCTTCACACCTGCAGCGATTGTGGCTAAACGTGGATTCCCGGTTCGTCGTAGACGTAGTGGCTCTTACGCGGCAACTAGGCAAGCCCAGCTTCGTGTACTCATTACGCCGAGTTGATTGCGTCCGTACTGAATTGCATCAGTTTCTTCCGTGTCGTAGTGCCGATCTTCAATGTCAGTCGAGGTGTGGGCACTCAATTAGTTAACTCTGATGGTAAGTTGCTCGACTAGTATCTACCCGTGTCCGACGTTACAAACCCAGCAAGCGGTCAGCCACGGCTGCACCACTCAAAAAGGCACCTTCTACTCTAGGTCCGCCACACCAGTCGCCGCAAGCTCCGACTTGTAGACCGGTATCAAACAAACATCGCGACTCCAGTGGCGAGGTCGGTAGAGCGAATCGCCAACGATGTGCTGTGATATACTTGATTGCCCGAGGCTGGGTACCAATGGATCGCCAGAATTCTTCCAACAGATCAGCCGCCACCTGTTCGGCTGATCGTTCCAAGTTGGTCTCTGACCACTCGGGACTAGCGTGCAATATCCATGTCTCTGGTTCGGGAGAGCGATTCGGTTTGCTGTTGTTCCGGGCAATCCAGGAAAGAGGCGACTGGTGTATAAATGCGGCATCGAACGGAAGAGCCAAGGATTCTTCCAAAGCGAGCATCACCGCCCAGCAACCACTCATCTCCACGCGATCCGCTTGTTCGGCCAGCTCGGGAACATCCCTGAGCAGCTGCGCCGTCTGAGGGGCTGGGGCAGAGATGATTACCATGTCGTAGGCGCCCAACTCGGTCCCATCCTCGCTGGCAAGCCACCACCGGCCAAGTAGACGACGTGGCGGCGCTACTTTAGTTTGATATTCGATTGATAAGTCGGTCGCCATGTGCTGACAGATGGAATTCATCCCCGGGACAGCGACAAAGCGAACAGTACTCTCATTTTGATCTATCGTAACACCCTTTTGAAGGACAATAATCCTCCCGAGCCAAGCAGCTACAACACCTTCATGTTGCAAAGCTTTCACGTAGCCGCGAAATAGAGCGTCACGAGCGGTGAAATATTGAGCGCCGTGGTCAAAGTGCAGCGCGTCGTCCGTCCGCCGCGTCGACATGCGACCGCCAACTCCACGGCTTTTTTCGAACACTTTGACCGACAAACCGTGATCTTGCAAAGTCCGGGCACAGATCAGACCAGAAATCCCAGCGCCAATCACCGCCAATGATGGCATCGATTCACGAGGCAGTCTGATTGGCAGTTTCGTCATATAGAGCAATCAAGCGAATTGTGATGAAGCAGACTCGTACTCTTTCAAGAATCCGCGGAAAAGAATAAGGTGCTCCTCTTCGTCTGCGAGCAATCGGGTGCACAGGTCTTGGCTAACATATTCCTCTCCGTCGGTCGCTCTGATGACTTTGTTGCAGTGTGCGCAAGCTTGCTCCTCGGCATCAATGACCGCTTTAATCGCACCGACCACATCGGTTGTTCCATCGATGGGCTGGATCTGATTGCTGAGCGTGAGGGCCGCAGCACCGTGGACAAGGCCACCGAGTTGCTTGATTCGCCGTCCCAGTTGCTGCGCATGCATGATTTCTTCCGTGATGTCAGCCGCTAACGATTTCTTAATCTCTTCTGCCCGCACACCGTCGAGATTGACGCTGTTGGCAAGATAGTTAAGCACCGTTTCGATCTCCATACTATAGGCTGAGAGAGCAGTGAAATCACCTGTTCTTTGTTTTCGGCCACGCTGAGATTCCTAATTTTCTAGATTAACAACCTCTCTAAGACTTTAGGAGCGTCGAACGAAATGACAACGCAATGAGATCTGTTTTCTTCAATTTTATCCGTGATGCACTATTGAGAATCATTTTTTTGGCGTAAAAGCGATCGAAAACAGTCACTAATGGGACTCAGGCGTACTCTGAGCGGGTGCTTTTCAGCGTATGGACAAGAATCGCTACCCTACCCAAGCAGTATTTCAAAGGCCCTAGCAGCTTCTCACGGAGGAAATTGCTGGCGGTGCCTGCATTCAACGGGCAAACATTTAAAAAAATACTGTATTGCTGCTTGGCAAGTCTGATCGTCCAACTAGTGTTCCATAGTCAGAAAAGGTTGACACTTTGCAATGCGTTCTTGAAAGGATGAGCGATGTTAGTTCTCGGCAGGAAAGAAGAGCAGACCATCCAGATTGGTAACGAAATCCGCGTTACGATCTTGCGGATCAAGGGAAACTCCGTCAGTGTTGGCATAGAAGCACCTGAGCAGGTGTTGATACTACGCGACGAGTTGGCACCCACTGCTCGAGCGTGGGAAGCTGAATCCGACTTGGGTTCTCAGCCACAGGCCATGGCACTTGCCATCTGCAAGTAACAGACGGCTCAAATCTGCAAGATCGTGTACCTTTGGTTCGTTTGCATATCGGCCCCGGACTATTATTTCAATGTCTAATACTCGATGCTGAGCGTAGTTGCAAATGGAAAGTGAACGGTCTGCATTATTAGCGTACTTGCGAAGCCTGGTTTAAGAATCTCTATCAAAACCGCGAGGGGATACTGAGGCGTATCGGCAACGATCTTGACACGCATGAGGCAAAGAAACATTTGCAACTTTGAAGAATGTTTTTCCTGCCCTGCGCAGAACTGTTTCGCTATCGGAGTGGGAACGAGTGGTTTGTGGCCCATTTCCTGTTTCAAAGTGTTCGGCCGACAACATCACGATGCCAGATGAACCATGAGTCACAAATCCACTTCCCAACAGCCAGAGTTTGATAGGGTCCTGGATACGACCTGGACCGAGACACCAGTAACCAAATTTTAAAATGATAGGGAAAACGATGAGAAGAATTAATATGGCAAAAATCGGTTTTGTTGTAGCCGCCGCTGCGTCGTTCCTCTTTTCTGTCTACCTCTGGTTTACAGGGAGTAGAGAAGAGGGCCTGTTCGTCGGAATATGGGTTCCTTCAATCCTCAGCTTTGGAGCCCTCATGTTGAGCGGAAAATCTCATGCATAACATTGGCATATTTGTGTTTGGCTTAGCGGTATTCGGAGCTACCATTGCTGCTGCTTTCTGTGCTTTAATTGCAACGGATTACCCTGAGGAATGACACTCACTGAGTTGCGATTTTGCTATTTACTTGCATACGATTCTTTGCGGAGACGGTATCAACCAATGGAAAAAACTGACCCAGAGCGCATGGAATGCATGGAGGTGTGGGGTGGCAATCAAGCTGTGCAGCGCACTTTTATAACTCCGGGGCTAAAGATCTATATCGATAGTCAGCCTTACGGTCAGGCACCTGGAGGCGGAGACGTCTATTACCTCTCCTCCTGTGCGTCTGGACGCATTACACGAATGTTGTTGGCGGATGTCAGTGGACATGGAGAGTTAGTATCGCAGACGGCGGTTGGATTGCGTGACTTGATGCGACGCAACGTCAATTACGTCAAGCAAACTCGCTTCGTGCGAGCGATGAATCGGCAGTTTGCTGATCTCGGTGAGCAAGGAGGGTTTGCCACAGCCCTAGTAAGTACTTTTTTTGCGACAACGATGACCTACTCTCTATGCAACGCTGGGCACCCTGTTCCGCTTGTTTTTCGTCGCGGAACGTCCCAATGGTCAGAGCTCAAGAATGAAGCTAGCTGTTCGAGGCCAATATCTGACACACCACTGGGAGTCGTTGATGAAGCGTCTTACGGCCAACTCGATGTGAGACTTGAAGCCGGTGATATGGTGCTCAGTTTCAGCGATGCCGTTACGGAGTCGGAAGACGGAGACGGTCGGCAACTAGGAGAAGCAGGTGTCCTGCGACTAGTACGTGAACTGGGAACGCAGGACTCCGAGGAAATCGTTCCCGCACTAGTCGAGCGAATCAGAGGATTGCGAGACAGCAACCTCCGCCAAGATGATGCGACATTTCTCCTAGGTCAAGCAACGGGCGGTGGACCGTCGATGAAGAACAACCTGTTAGCCCCGCTTCGCTTCCTGCGCCGGATTGCTGATCACACCAGAATAGCCTAAATTCTCCACATATTTTATTTGCTAGATCACATTGACCCTTGCCGACCTCACACTCAATCCTCGCAAACTTGAAGAACTACGACGCGCTGCATCGAAAATACGCTAAGTCCCACCATCAAGAAAAATCTTAGATTCAACTAATGCTGCTGAAATTGCTGTCGGATTTGTTCCATCCGCCTTCGATTGACCCCAAAATCAGAACGCCCCAATCGTGCAGCCGAGCGAAAGTGAATAAGGTTTTCCTTTGCGTCAATTGCCAGTTCGACGTCATCTACGAATCCAAGCAGCAGGCTGCTGAATTCGGCGTGGACGTAACCGGTTTGAGAAGAGACTATTCGGCTCCGCGGCATCGCTTGAATGATTGATTCCAGCTGGCGTTGGGTCTCCTTGGCCGAAAGAGTGTAAGGTATTGAATCGATAGAATGTTCGGAATCCTTGTCCTGGGAGGAAACACAGTTCGGGTAGTTGGGGCACTCTGCAAGGCGACCGTTGATCATCCCGAGCGTATGCAATGGATGCGTATAGGAGTTTGCCCATCGCATGCCGACCAAGATTACAAATAGCGATGCCGCCAGCCACAAAACCATAGTTTTCTTCGCCATCGACACTTTGCTTGCTTTCCATAGACGTGACCGAACTTATCACTTGCCTTTATCCTATCACATTAGAGGCTTGGCAAGCCTTGATGACGGACTGTTGTTGGCGGCTGGGTTCACGGATTGCGGCCGGCTTCCCACGTTCGCTCACTACTCTCCCGGAGTCGACGTCGAGACCTTTGGCCTCCAGAATTGCGAGGCAATCATGACAAACGCTGGAACTTCCGCGGGAGAAACAGTGACCGTTGATGATCGCTGGGGCTCAACATGACGAGCTCGCCATACTCAGCATTCCATGCCCGGTACCCGTCTTCGAAGCTTCTTCCACGAGAATCTACTCAGCAGATGTCAAGTTGGAGAGCCTTTTCGCTAGAAATTCAGAATTCTTAGTTGTCATCAACGACATACCGCCTACAGTCTCCATATCTGCTACCAATCTCTCACTGCTAGCGAGTCAAATCACCATGCATACTGTTTTGGAACTGTCTGCTTCCTCTCCGTGGCATCCACAAAGACATGCCAGTTTGCCCGTTCTGCAATCCGAAGAAGACAAGGTAAATCAGCAATCCCCAAGTGCCCAACCGGGCGAAGTCGATCTGGAGTCAATTCAAGCTGCCGTGCGGACTATCTTAAAGGCAGTTGGCGAAGATCCGGATCGTGACGGTTTGAAGGAAACCCCTCGTCGCGTTGCCAAGATGTATGCGGAAATGTTTGAGGGCTTGCACCTTGACCCGGCTCGCCATCTGCAAGTTTTGTTCGCAGAGGAATATGACGAACTCGTATTGGTTCGTGATATCCCATTCACTAGCATGTGTGAGCATCACCTGTTGCCATTTACGGGAGTAGCCCACGTCGGTTACATCCCTCAAGGTCACGTCACCGGATTGAGCAAGCTGGCCCGCGTGGTCGAAGAAATGGCTCGCCGTCCGCAAGTGCAGGAACGGATGACCCACAAGATTACCGAGTTGATCGAAGCCGAGCTGCAAACTACCGGCGTGGGTGTCGTTATGCAAGCGGAACACTCATGTATGTCCATTCGCGGCATTAAAAAGCACGGCAGCTCAACCATCACGAGCGCATTTCGAGGAACGCTCAAAACGAGCCTCTCAAGCCGCAATGAATTTTTGTCAATGATTGATACGCGATCCCGCGGTTAATTTCCCACTACCAAAAGCAGTCAACCATGATTATTCAAAAGCAGTACAAGTTTTACGCCGCTCATCGCAACGAAGAACTCGAAGATAAGTGCCGCAACCTCCACGGACATCGCTATGGAATCACCTGTTTTTTCGAAGTAGAACGTACAGGTTCGTTGTCAACCCTTTTCGGTGACTTCGATCGCAAGATCGAGCCGTTTCTTAAATCAGAATATGACCACGGCATGATGGTCAATATCAAGGATACGCTTTATGAGACGCTCATGAATCACGTGCTGCGAACGGGCGAGAAACTCAAACTGAAGCGGTTTTCTCAACCGACGACGGTCGAGAATTTGGCCCATCAACTTTTCACCGAAATTACCGACATGGGATTTCGCTTAAGTTGTTTAGAAGTACGCGAAACCGATACCTCTGTTGTAAGCTATACGCGAGAAGATTGGGTGACCGATAGTCGTTATTTTGCCAATTCCAAAACTGCCGATACTGAGTCGCTGTCTGAGTAACAGTTCTTTCTTAATTCTACTTTGAAATAGAGATCTGATATGACTTCTGTGACCTTAACTAACGAAAACGAATCAAGCCTAAAGTGCATGGAGGTTTGGGGCGGCAATGGCAGCCGAAAGAACCATTTCGTTCGACCTGGTTTGGATGTTTGGATTCATAGCCAGGCTGTCAGTTCATCCGCTGCTGGCGGTAGTGATCTCTATCTGCTGTCTTCATGCTCTTCAGGGCGTATCACGCGAATGATGGTGGCGGACGTCTGTAGCCAGGGCTCCCATTTCGCTGAATTAGCGGAGGAAATCCGGGAGTTGATGAAGCGAAACATCAACACCATTCGGCAGACGCGAGTCGTGCGTGAAATCAGTCGGCGATTAGTAGAGAGTTCCAGGCACGGTTGTATCGCAACAGCGCTGATCGGCACTTATTTTGCGCCAACTCGCAAACTTGTTTTATGCAATACCGGCAATCCCCCGCCACTTTTGTACCGCGCCGCGCATCAAGAGTGGTCAGTCTTGAAGCAAGTTCCGCAGAACACGACCGCAATCCACAAGTCGTTTATGGTCAGCGACTTTGAGGAATACCAATACTTTGAAACACAACTCGATTTTGGAGATATGCTTCTCAGCATTGGTAATGCACTAACCGAATGTCGTAGCAAAGACGGAAGAATCATCGGCATGCATGGTTTGGAGGAACGTGTTCGGCATCTCGATCCAAGGCGACCAGGAGAGCTGGTTGCCGCGTTAACGGAAGAACTCAAGCAAGAACATCGGGACAATCTCTCCATTGACGACGCGACGGTCTTACTCTGGCAGGTAACAAAAACTTCCGTTCCCTGGCGAGACAACTTGTTAGCACCTCTTCGTTATTTTCAAGGTGCGAATGACAACACCAACATCGAATAGAGAAAGGCCGCAAGGATGCCAGAAGGCCATACTGTGCATCGACTTGCACTCGACCACTCGAAACTGTTTGCAGGGCAGCGATTGAAGGTATCTTCTCCGCAAGGTCGCTTTGAGGAAGGTGCCCAACTTCTCGACGGCAAAACGCTCAAATCGGTCGAAGCGCACGGCAAGCATCTTTGTTATCACTGGTCCGGCGGAACACTATTGCACGTCCACTTGGGTCTCTATGGAAAGTTCCGTCTCCACAGCTTGCCAACCCCGGAACCTCGCGGGCAAGTGCGTCTGCGTGTGATCGGGAAAGAAAGAGCATTTGACCTCAATGGCCCTTTCACCTGCCAGACTATTACTAGACAGGAATGGATGGCAATTCAGGATCGCTTAGGGCCAGATCCCTTGCGAGCGGAAGGTGACCTAGAGCAAGTTTGGGTGAGAATTAGTCACAGCCGCGCGGCCATTGGTAGCTTGTTACTAAATCAGTCGGTCATCGCGGGAGTCGGGAACATTTACCGCAGCGAAGTCTTGCACTTGCTCGGCATTCATCCAGAAACACCTGGCCTGGAGTTGTCTCGTAAGCAAGTCGAATCGCTCTGGTCCAAGCTGACAACACTACTGAGAATCGGCGTAAAGTACAATCGCATCATCATCGCCGAGCCGAAAGATATCGGCAAACCGCGCAGCCGGATGAATCGCCAGGAAAGACTACTGGTTTACAAACGAGCAGCTTGCAGTCGCTGTGATGCCGAAATCGAGAGCTGGTTGCTGGGTGCCCGAAAAGTGTTTTCTTGTCCCAAATGCCAACTGCGCTAGACGGAATTGAGGGTGCAGGTTGGATCAACGATTTAACCTGCGGAACCGTCGACTCTGTTCAGCTAAAAAGCAGCGGCTTGGATTGCGCACAGCACTGCTTGAAGAGAATTACCGATTGTTTCTCCGATCAGTGGTTTTGAAATCTCACTTGAGATCTGCGCCGAAAGTGTTCCGAAGCGACTGAGCCCTTTTACGGATCACTTTTAGCTCAGCCCTTGGCTTTCGCTCAAGATTCTTGAGTTGCATCGACATGCGGTTGTTGCCTTGCAGTCGTTTCTTGTGCCGCGACAAAAAATCCCAGTAAACCGGGGTGAACCGGCAGGCGTTTTCATCCTTTTTTGGTGTAAGTGGTTCTCCCATTAACTGGGCAAAATGAACGTTAAGGATGAATTGTTTATCTAGAGGTGGCTTTGATCTTTAGTAAAATAAATCTGTTAAATACGTCCACTTTGAACAGGTATATTGCGTAACTTACTGTTCTAAAAGAGTTTGCGACGAATATCCAGTTTGCGAACAATTTATACATTGCCTCCGCAGAAGGGAATCGATATAACTTGAGAGAACGTTTTGAACGAATTTATTTTAGGAGTTGATTCATGGCCGCTCTGACCGTCATCACCAACCATAAGTCACCCATTCCTAGGCAGCAGGACCATCGCGAATCTGATCGGCTTCGCGCGATGAATCTTTTGCGGTTAGAAATCGATTTTATTCCCAACCGTGAATTTCGTGCTGAGGATACGTTTTGTGATGAACTAGTGACATCTACGCTGGATACTGATAGTGGCCCCAGTCAAGTAGGTGTCGACTTACCAGCCCACC contains:
- a CDS encoding Lacal_2735 family protein — translated: MRCSDYSLTRKKNLEKKYAQLLEESHRLSHTNRKASDLKRAEAEEVLTQIKAIEKESAEP
- a CDS encoding NAD(P)/FAD-dependent oxidoreductase; the encoded protein is MTKLPIRLPRESMPSLAVIGAGISGLICARTLQDHGLSVKVFEKSRGVGGRMSTRRTDDALHFDHGAQYFTARDALFRGYVKALQHEGVVAAWLGRIIVLQKGVTIDQNESTVRFVAVPGMNSICQHMATDLSIEYQTKVAPPRRLLGRWWLASEDGTELGAYDMVIISAPAPQTAQLLRDVPELAEQADRVEMSGCWAVMLALEESLALPFDAAFIHQSPLSWIARNNSKPNRSPEPETWILHASPEWSETNLERSAEQVAADLLEEFWRSIGTQPRAIKYITAHRWRFALPTSPLESRCLFDTGLQVGACGDWCGGPRVEGAFLSGAAVADRLLGL
- a CDS encoding ferritin-like domain-containing protein, translated to MEIETVLNYLANSVNLDGVRAEEIKKSLAADITEEIMHAQQLGRRIKQLGGLVHGAAALTLSNQIQPIDGTTDVVGAIKAVIDAEEQACAHCNKVIRATDGEEYVSQDLCTRLLADEEEHLILFRGFLKEYESASSQFA
- a CDS encoding carbon storage regulator; its protein translation is MLVLGRKEEQTIQIGNEIRVTILRIKGNSVSVGIEAPEQVLILRDELAPTARAWEAESDLGSQPQAMALAICK
- a CDS encoding PP2C family protein-serine/threonine phosphatase, which translates into the protein MEKTDPERMECMEVWGGNQAVQRTFITPGLKIYIDSQPYGQAPGGGDVYYLSSCASGRITRMLLADVSGHGELVSQTAVGLRDLMRRNVNYVKQTRFVRAMNRQFADLGEQGGFATALVSTFFATTMTYSLCNAGHPVPLVFRRGTSQWSELKNEASCSRPISDTPLGVVDEASYGQLDVRLEAGDMVLSFSDAVTESEDGDGRQLGEAGVLRLVRELGTQDSEEIVPALVERIRGLRDSNLRQDDATFLLGQATGGGPSMKNNLLAPLRFLRRIADHTRIA
- a CDS encoding DUF1499 domain-containing protein, with the protein product MAKKTMVLWLAASLFVILVGMRWANSYTHPLHTLGMINGRLAECPNYPNCVSSQDKDSEHSIDSIPYTLSAKETQRQLESIIQAMPRSRIVSSQTGYVHAEFSSLLLGFVDDVELAIDAKENLIHFRSAARLGRSDFGVNRRRMEQIRQQFQQH
- the folE gene encoding GTP cyclohydrolase I FolE, with protein sequence MHTVLELSASSPWHPQRHASLPVLQSEEDKVNQQSPSAQPGEVDLESIQAAVRTILKAVGEDPDRDGLKETPRRVAKMYAEMFEGLHLDPARHLQVLFAEEYDELVLVRDIPFTSMCEHHLLPFTGVAHVGYIPQGHVTGLSKLARVVEEMARRPQVQERMTHKITELIEAELQTTGVGVVMQAEHSCMSIRGIKKHGSSTITSAFRGTLKTSLSSRNEFLSMIDTRSRG
- a CDS encoding 6-pyruvoyl trahydropterin synthase family protein: MIIQKQYKFYAAHRNEELEDKCRNLHGHRYGITCFFEVERTGSLSTLFGDFDRKIEPFLKSEYDHGMMVNIKDTLYETLMNHVLRTGEKLKLKRFSQPTTVENLAHQLFTEITDMGFRLSCLEVRETDTSVVSYTREDWVTDSRYFANSKTADTESLSE
- a CDS encoding PP2C family protein-serine/threonine phosphatase translates to MTSVTLTNENESSLKCMEVWGGNGSRKNHFVRPGLDVWIHSQAVSSSAAGGSDLYLLSSCSSGRITRMMVADVCSQGSHFAELAEEIRELMKRNINTIRQTRVVREISRRLVESSRHGCIATALIGTYFAPTRKLVLCNTGNPPPLLYRAAHQEWSVLKQVPQNTTAIHKSFMVSDFEEYQYFETQLDFGDMLLSIGNALTECRSKDGRIIGMHGLEERVRHLDPRRPGELVAALTEELKQEHRDNLSIDDATVLLWQVTKTSVPWRDNLLAPLRYFQGANDNTNIE
- a CDS encoding Fpg/Nei family DNA glycosylase; its protein translation is MPEGHTVHRLALDHSKLFAGQRLKVSSPQGRFEEGAQLLDGKTLKSVEAHGKHLCYHWSGGTLLHVHLGLYGKFRLHSLPTPEPRGQVRLRVIGKERAFDLNGPFTCQTITRQEWMAIQDRLGPDPLRAEGDLEQVWVRISHSRAAIGSLLLNQSVIAGVGNIYRSEVLHLLGIHPETPGLELSRKQVESLWSKLTTLLRIGVKYNRIIIAEPKDIGKPRSRMNRQERLLVYKRAACSRCDAEIESWLLGARKVFSCPKCQLR